A region of the Bacillus solimangrovi genome:
GAAAAGGACAAGTTTGATGCACTAACACGTATGTTAGATATTCACGCACCAGAGCTTGCGATTGTATTCGGTCGTACGAAGCGACGTGTTGATGAGTTATCTGAAGGTCTTAAATTGAGAGGTTACTCTGCTGAAGGTATCCACGGAGATTTAACACAATCAAAGCGTATGGCTGTATTACGACGCTTTAAAAATGGACAAATTGATGTTTTAGTTGCTACAGACGTAGCTGCACGTGGGCTTGATATTTCTGGAGTAACTCATGTATATAACTTTGACCTACCTCAAGATCCAGAAAGTTATGTTCATCGTATTGGACGTACTGGACGTGCGGGTAAAACGGGTATTGCCATTTCATTCGTAGAACCTAGAGAGATGGAATATCTAGGAATGATCGAACAGAAAACAAAGCGTAAAATGGAACGTCAACACATGCCGACGTTTACAGATGCGTTAAAAGGTCAACAAAGTGTTATTACTGAGCAGTTAATCGATAGCATTGAAAGTGGAGACTTATCAATTTACGAGCCAATAGTTGAGGAACTACTTGAGACTTATGATGCGAATGAAATTATTGCTGCTGCACTAAAATCTCTTACGAAAGAACCTGACCAAACACCGGTAAAACTAACGTTTGAAGGTCCACTTCCATCAAGAAAACGTGGTGGAAATCGTAGCAGAGGTCGAGGTCGTGGTCGAGATGGTAATAAACGTAGCGGAAATAATAATAGAGGAAACCAAAACAGAAACAACGAGCGCTCACAACAAAAGCGTTCAGGTGGCGGGAATAGAAAGCGTCGTTACTCTAATAACTAAATAAAATTATTTGAAGTTTATTACTAACATTAATTTGTGAAAAAGGGGTTTGGCCATAGGCTAAACTTCTTTTTTTATGTGATGAATCGTTTTGAGAATCATGAGGTCAAGGACAATTTTATTCACTGTTGATTTTACTTATTGTTATTAATACATAGTTATCGAAGTCTAAAGGGCGGAAGTTTACGATGGGTGAAAGATAATTGGGCATACTACCAATACTGAACCTTCAATATAGAAAGGAGTAGCTTTAAATGACAGTCGTTCGTATGGGTTATGTCGCGATGAGCGTGCATTTGCAAAATTGTTCACCATCACAAACAATGACACATGCACGATTCAAAAAGTTATTTGACCGTGATGCTGCAATTAGGAAGCTTGAACGAATAGCCCGTTCTAACGTTACGAACTGTTTGCGGTTGCTAAAACATAATATCGCTCATGACATCGCTTTTTTTCGATTAAGTTCAAAGTTAATTCCACTTGCAAATCATATGGATCTGAAGGGTTGGAATTATATAAAATCAATAAAAAAAGAATTAAATGATATAGAGTCATTCCTAGCTAAATATAAAATGAGAATTGATTTTCATCCAGATCACTTTGTTTTATTGAATTCTAAAAAAGTAGATATTCTGAATCAATCGATTATAACTTTGAAAATGCATCGAAATTTATTAACGGGAATGGGGATTCATCCAAAACATCGTTGTGTATTACATGTAGGTGGGGCTTATGATGATCGAGATAAAGCATTAGAGCAGTTCATTTATAATTGGGGTTTTGTTCCTGTTGATCTTCAAGAAATGATCATGCTTGAAAATGATGACAAAAGTTTTACGATGAATGATACGCTATATTTGTGTGAGAAGTTAGCAATTCCAATTGTCTTTGATTATCACCATCATCTTGCTCACAATGATAATCATAATTGGCAAGAGCATTGGGATCGAGTTGTGAGTACTTGGGATAATTCTCCTTTACCGATTAAGATGCACATCTCAAGTCCTCGGAGTAGTGATGATTTTAGGGCGCATGCTGATTATATTGATGCAAAAATGTTTTTGAAGTTTTTACGTGAAATAAACGGAAGTGTGTCAATTATTGATTGTATGATTGAGGCGAAGAAAAAAGATGATGCTCTTTTTAGACTCATGAAACAGTTGAAACATGAAGATGATGTTGAAATAATTGATGGGGCGAGCTTTAAGATTCATTAAAATAAAAAGGGCAGCTGTACTCAGAAGTTGTGACAGCTGTCCTTTTAATGCTTTAGAACATGTGGTATAAGTTTATGTTAAAACATTTTAATGTCGTATCGATTGGGAAATTGAGTTAGTTCCTCTTAAATGAATCGATTGACAAGGCCTAGGATAATTAAGACGATAAATATACCCCAAATAATCGTTTTTCCATTAAGCTGAAGTTTCCGTTTCTTCCATCGGTTAGGATCGAAACTAATTTCATCATGGTCATAATAGGAGAAGGACCTTTTTTTTCCTAAAATAAGCGGAGCAATAGCGGCACCACTAATGAAGCCAAAGATATGTCCAGTTATGTTAATGTTGGGTCGTAAGAATGTCAAAATAAGTCCAATTACTAATATTGTAATGATGAGTTGAGCGTTATTAGCATCAATTAAGTCTTTGCGGTATAACACCATATAAAGGTAAATTCCGAATAATCCATAGATGGCACCTGATGCCCCAAGATGAAACAGAAATGGTGATGAGATGAAGAAGGTTGCGATATTCGCAGCAGTTCCTGCTACGAGATAAGCTGTTATGAATTTCCCCTTCCCTATCATTCTTTCTAGAGCAGGTCCAAATAATACGAGTGAAAATGAATTGAAAAGAACGTGTGTAAAGCTACCGTGTAAGAAGATAGGCGTCACAAGCCGCCAAATTTCTCCTTGTGAAATTGCTGCGTTATAGCCGATAAAATGTTGTAGAAATATTGAACCTCCGGGTAAGAACGTTGTAAATATCCATAAAAATAGATTTACTCCAGTAATAATAGAAACGATTGGATAAAGCCTTAAGAAAGAACGAAAGTCTTCGTTTCGAACAAACATGTCGAAAAACTCCTTTTTAGAAAATGTTCAGATAGTATAGATTATATGATTGAGAAATACAAGAAAAAATATAATTAAATATAGTATTATTATTTTACCGAATAATCGTTTTAGAAAACATGGTTGAGAAAGAGTGAATTTACGTGATTAAAGGGATAGGCTTAGATATAGTTGAGATTGAACGTATAAAACGCATGATGGAAAAAGAAAAATTTATATTAAGAATATTAACGAATAGAGAGCAGGAAAAGTTTCAAAAACTTCAAGGACATCGACGTGCTGAATTTCTAGCTGGTCGTTTTGCAGCGAAGGAAGCATTTGCAAAAGCGTTAGGAACAGGAATAGGCACGGAGTTAAGCTTTCAAGATATTGAGATATTAAATGAGAAAAATGGAAAACCAGTGTTATACCATTCCGGTACAGCAAATGTACACCTTTCTATCACTCATAGTCATGAATATGCAGCCGCTCAAGTGATAATTGAATAAAAAAAGAGTGTTGCTTGTCATGCTCGTCTGCATATTGGCCCTTGTATGCTCATATATTGCTATTGCGGGTAGGAGGGAATTCAAGTGCATATCGCAACAATGAAACGTGATTATGCTAGATGTGCTGTTAATGGACAATGCGAGTTGAGTTATCTCGAACAACATCTAAGAGGAATTGTGTCAGAAAGGTATTAGCATTATCTTAATTAGTCTTGGGGAATTTGTAGGTGAATATAATATTATTTAATCATCTATTTTGTGAGCTAGCTCTATCCTTGGCTAAATGGATTGCAGATCAGATTGTGTGCTTCATAAGTATGATGGATATCAAAGAGAAGGATTACATGAGCGATATCGAAGGTTAATTTACATTGTCCACACGTAAATTTGTATTGAGAAAAGAGGACTTGAAGAGTGTGATATATCACTAATGTTCAAGTTGTTCATGCTGAAACGATAAACAAGTTACTCCCGTTTTTCTAATTAAAATAACTGAGTATGCTACTACTTATCTTTTTGTTATGGGAGTGGGTTTCGGTATTACAAATGATGTCATTCAGCATCTACAAGTATAACTTGTCATAGTGAGCTCCTCGTTCAATGTTGCTAAGATCAAATTAGAAGACGAGGTTGGCAATGATACATTTGCCAAATGGTTAAATATCTCACAATAAGTCTCGTTTACGTGCATCAAGCTAAATCATAGTTTTAATTCATGTCCACTAAACATACTGCGATATGTACTTGTTCTCTTCTTTGTCGTCGAGCTGAGACAAGGGAGCTGATAAAATGAGGAAAAGGTTAGTTTTATTTGCATTTGTTTTTCTGTTTGCAGTCGTACTCACTGGTTGTGGTGAGCGGTCACAAGAGGATGTTACAGGAATGTTAGAGAAGAAATTAGAGGATATGACAGGTTATCGAACAGAGGCGAATATGACCTTAGCAATTGGAAAGGATCCACAATCATATGATTTGGAGGTATGGCACAAGAAAAAAGGCTATTACCGTGTTGTGTTAAATCCAAAAGAGAAACAGCAAAACCAAATGATTCTTCGTAACCCTGAAGGTGTATTTGTATTGACACCAGCTTTGAATAAGAGTTTTAAATTCCAAAGTGACTGGCCACAAAATAGTAGCCAGACATACCTGTATGAATCACTTGTTAGTGATATTTTAAATGATAGTGATGCTGTATTTACAACAGATGACAACCATTATATGTTTGAAACAAAAACGAATTATCAAAATAGCAAAACACTTCCGTATCAGCTAATTACTCTTTCAAAAGATACTCTAGCCCCTGTATCGGTAAGGGTTATGGATCAAGATAAGACGCCTTTAGTTGAAGTGGTATTTTCTAATTTTGAATTTAATCCTACTTTTGATGAGGGTGCATTTGAAGTAGAGCGGAATATGACGGGGGCGCAGTTGGATGTACCAACGATGTCACAAGTTGATGGCTCATTTGAAGTGTTGTATCCACTTGAGCTTCCAGATGGGGTTAATTTAGTGGAAGAGAAAGAAGTCGCTACCGAAGACGGCTCTCGATATGTACAGACATTTGCTGGTGAAAAATCTTTTACGTTATATCAAGAGAAATCAGAAGTAATGCCAACGAGTAGTCCGATTAATATGGATGGGGAACCTGTAGATTTAGGGTTCGCTATTGGAAGTGTAACGGATTTCTCACTTTCTTGGACTGTTGGAGGAGTTGACTACTATTTAGCATCGAAGGATATGCAAAAGGATGAAATGATTGCAGTTGCGAAGTCCGTTCAAGGTCAATCTGTAAAATAAAGTTAAACTATTTTTCGATTGACAAATGATAAAGGTAAGACATCTGGACAGACTCTTAAGCGTTTTGTAGAGTCTGTCCTTAAATAGTTTCTTTGAATTCTCAAATAGAAGTATAATTTTTAGATATTCGAGAATAATTGAAGGAAAGATGTTTAATATGTAACTAATACAGTCATTTACCATGTTTAATGTGAATATCGTTGCAGCGTGTAATTTATTTCTAAAAGAATAAGTTTTGATACGTGTTACAATGTACATTCCTAATGTTTTGTTGAATGTAATCTTTTGTTTTAAAAAAATTGCAGGAATATTTAATGTCTTATCGAATTAAATATGGATAGTGGTCATTTAATTTAAGCTTACAATTGTAAGGTAAATATATTTTAATTTTTAGAATGACTATTTATGCAAATAGAATGGTTGTTATGGAGGCTTATTAACATTGAGAATTATTTTGCAATAGACCATAACAGATGGTAAGATTAAAGGTGGGTTTTCATAACAAAAATTAGCGTGCAGTTGTGGTGGAGGTGTACGTTTGTGTCCGAAGCTAATACTCAAGAAATCATGGTTCGTTTACCGGAAAGTCTAATCAGTGAATTAGACCTCATGTTAAAACAAGAAAATGGAAACCGGAGTGAATTCATTTACCAAGCTACGAAAATGTATTTGCGAGAGCGTAAGAAACGCCATATTCGTGAATCAATGAGACGTGGCTATATGGAAATGGCAAAAATCAACTTAAACATCGCTTCAGAAGCCTTTCTTGCTGAGGAGGAAGCAGACCACACCCTAGACCGCTTAGTAAGCGGGGTGTAGGGTTTGATAGTTAAGCGCGGCGATGTTTACTTCGCTGACCTATCTCCTGTTGTTGGTTCTGAACAAGGCGGAGTTCGACCAGTCCTTATCATTCAAAATGATATCGGAAACCGTTTTAGCCCTACAGTTATAGTAGCGGCCATTACAGCACAAATTCAAAAGGCAAAGCTGCCAACACATGTTGAAATTGATGCGAAACGTTATGGGTTTGAACGTGATTCTGTAATTTTATTAGAACAAATTAGAACGATTGATAAGCAAAGATTGACAGACAAAATTACTCATCTAGATGATGAAATGATGAGAAAAGTTAACGATGCGTTGCAAATTAGCATTGGACTAATTGATTTTTAATAAAAGTTGCCTACTAGCAGCTTTTTTATTTTTTTATAAGATAAGAATAATATATACAAAGGTCTAGCTTCGAGTGCTGTAAAAGGTGCTTGAAGTTTTTTTATTGTTAGTTAAAAAATGAGTTAAGGTTTTGTCTAAAAAGAAAAAGGTTATAGAATTATGGGACTTTATATAGGGTTAAATGGAGTTGTTTAGTTGAACAAAAGTTCTTTGGATTGAAAGGTAATTAAATAAGTGGAATAATGACGAAAAAGATGTCTATTTCAATGAGGAGATGAAGCATGCGTTCTTTTATAGTCAATATTATTAATAATAATCATAATGACATAGTTGAAAAGTGGTTAGATAAGGCATCGAAGTATGAAACGGTAAATGAACAAAGTCAATTTGTTGACCATAGTGAGGCTGAGACAAATAACGAGTTTATTGAACTCGTATTACAATCAATAATTTATCATGAAGAAGATTATCAAAAGAGTATGGAAGAGTTTTCTCAAAAGGTGATGGGATTTGGATGGCACCTTGAATATATAACAAGAGGGTTGCAAGTGGTCAGACATATCTTATTAGAATTAGTTGCTAAAGAAGGTTACGGAGAACACGATCCGCTCTTAATAATGATAATGGTAGATAAGCTAGTTGAGCCAATACTAAATCAGATGGTGAATAGTTATACAGAAACATGGGAAAAAACATTTTCTCTACAAAAAGATGCCCTTCAAGAATTGTCATCACCACTGATTCCTTTGTTTGATAGAATTACAATAATGCCACTTATCGGTACAATTGATACGGAACGAGCACAATTAATTATGGAGAATTTATTAGGTGGTGTAGTCAAACACCGTTCTGAGGTTGTTCTTATTGATATTACAGGGGTTCCTGTGGTGGATACGATGGTAGCTCACCATATTATTCAAGCTGTAGAAGCGGTGCGGTTAATAGGTGCACAAGCAATATTAGTAGGAATACGCCCTGAAATTGCTCAAACGATAGTGAATTTAGGAATTGATCTTAGTCAGTTTCCTACGCAAAGTACGATGAAGAAGGGTCTTGAGAGGGCGTTTGAAATTACGAATAAAAAAATAATTGAAATGTAGTTGGGGGTGAGTGGTATTGTGAGAATACCGATATTGAAAATGCATCAATATCTTCTAATTTCAATTCAAGTTGAGTTAGATGATCACACCGCTTTACAGTTTCAAGAAGACTTATTAAACAAAATTCACGAAACTGGTGCAAGAGGTGTAGTCGTTGATTTGACATCAATTGATATGGTGGATTCATTTATTGCGAAGGTGTTAGGGGATGTGGTAGATATGGCCAATCTATTAGGTGCAAAGGTTGTTCTGACAGGGATTCAGCCTGCAGTTGCGATTACACTAATTGATTTGGGTATCTATATGAGAGATGTTCCTACAGCACTCGATTTAGAACGAGGATTAGATAAATTGAGACTGGAATTGGGGGACTAGTGCATGAGTCACCAATCCTGTGTGAATATACAAAAAGAATGGGATATTGTTGCAGCGCGTCAACTAGGGAGAAATATTGCCAAGGAGCTAGGATTTGGGAATGTTGATCAAGCAAGAATCACTACAGCGATTTCTGAACTAGCTAGAAATATTTATTTATATACACGTGGTGGGAATATTTGCTACGAAATTGTGAATCAACCTTGTAAAAAGGGGTTAATGGTCGTTGCATCAGATAATGGTCCAGGCATTAAGGAGATTAAACGTGTTATGGAAGATGGTTATTCTACCTCAGGTGGTTTAGGTGCAGGATTACCTGGTGTGAAACGATTAATGGATGACTTTTCAATTGAGTCAGATATCGGAGTAGGTACAAAAATTATCGTTTATAAGTGGCTTCGTAGATAGGGATTGTACATGGAGGTTTAAAAGGTGGGATTTCTGTGGAAGAGAAAACAACTTTAGAAGTATATAAGAATATTTTAGGGGAATATCTAACCAATCGAAATGAGACGGCTTTATATCGTGCTCAACGCTTTAGTAGGATTGCACTTGAAAATAATACCTCGCCAGAAGAGGTTATCAATATGCATATATTAGCTCTGCAAGAGATATTTCCAGAATTACGTCAAGAAGTTAGAGATTCCTTTGATTTGTTATTAGAAGTAATGATGGAGTATGGAATGGCTTATCAAGAGCATCAAAGTTTAAGGATACAACAATTTGAATTAAAAGCAGAAATTGAAGTAGCAGCAAATATGCAACAAACGTTATTGAAGACGAATTATCCAGATATTAATTCTTTAGATATTGGTGCAGTGAGTGTTCCTTCTAAGAAAATGAATGGTGATTATTTTCATTTCGTTCAAGATGAAAATCAATGTGTGTCTGTAGCGATTGCGGATATTATTGGTAAGGGAATCCCTGCTGCTCTGTGTATGTCCATGATCAAATATACGATGGAAAGCCATTCAGAAACAAGAATGAATCCTCAATCAGTCCTTGAGAATTTAAACCGTGTAGTAGAACAAAATGTTGATCCAAGTATGTTTATAACGATGTTATATGGTGTTTATGACCTAAGAAATCATTGTTTTTCCTATGCATCGGCAGGTCATGAGCCGGGTTTTCGTTATATTGCTGAAAAAGGAAGGTTTGAAGACTTATTTACAAAGGGCTTAGTCCTTGGTGTTTCTCGTAATGCAACTTATAAAGAATATCGGTGTAAATTAGAATCTAATGATATGATCATACTTTTAACTGATGGTGTGACAGAGTGTAGGTCAGGTAACGATTTTATTGAACGTGAGACAATTTCGGAAATAATTAAAGAAAATATCCATCTGCCTGCTCAAGAGATTGTTGATAATGTCTACAGAAGGTTAGAGAAGTTACAAGATTTTGAACTGAGAGATGACTTTACATTAATTATTATTCGACGACAGGTTTAATGCTATATGAGGTAGGGGAATAAGTATTATGGAACTAACGTTTAGGGGGGAATATATCTTTGAATCTAAAAGTTGAAGTTACAGAAAATGGCTTATTGAAAGAAGTTAAAATATATGGAGAAGTGGACGCTTTTACAGCTCCTAAGCTTAGAGAATCGCTTATTCCATTAACAGAAGAAAGTGGTGCTAGTATTTCTGTTGATCTTTCGAACGTTAATTATATGGATAGTACAGGATTAGGAGTCTTTATTGGATCATTGAAGTCGAGTCATCACCACGGAAGTTCACTTAAGTTATATGGGATGACTGCTCGTGTTGAGCGGTTATTTGAAATTACAGGTTTAATGGACATCATGAATATTGAATCTAGTGCTAGAGGTGGAACGAAATGAAGAAGCCTGTTGATATAGTAGAAATGAGAGTGCCTGCAAAACCTGAATATGTGGGGATTATTCGTTTAACTTCATCTGGAGTTTCTAGCAGAATGGGTTTTTCTTATGAAGATATAGAAGACATTAAGATTGCTGTTTCAGAGGCATCTACGAATGCGATTCAACACGGTTATAAAGGTGAAGAAGGGGAAGTTACGATTGGTTTTGGAGTTTATGAAGACCGTTTAGAAATCATAGTTGCTGATAACGGGGAAAGCTTCAATTCTGATGAAGTAAGAAAGAAAACGGGGCCGTATCATTCTGGAGAGAAAACAGAAGACTTGCGAGAGGGAGGTCTTGGACTTTTTTTAATTGACACGTTAATGGATAGGTTAGAAATCAACCATGATTCAGGTGTTATTGTCATTATGACAAAGTATTTAGGTAGAGATGAGGTGGAGCGTCGTGGCGACACAATCTCAACCTCGCAAACCAAATAAACAACAAGTATACAAATGGATTGAGGACTTCCAAAATGAACGCAACAAAGAAGAATCACAAGCGAAGATAGTTGAACAATATAGTGAGCTTGTTGAGGTTCTTGCACGTAAGTATTCACATAGGAAAAACATCCACGATGACTTAGTTCAAGTTGGCATGTTGGGCCTTCTAGCTGCAATACGCAGATACGATAGTCAGTTCGGTAAGACATTTGAGTCATTTGCAGTTCCAACTATTATTGGTGAGATTAAACGCTACATTCGAGATAAGACATGGAGTGTGCATGTGCCTCGAAGGATTAAAGAATTAAGTCCAAAACTTAAAAAAGCTGTTGAAGAGTTGACAACGAAGTTGCAACGCTCTCCGAACGTTCAGGAAATTGCGTTATATATTGGTGTTTCTGAAGAAGAAATTCTCGAAACGATGGAAATGGGAAAGAGTTATCAAGCGTTGTCAGTAGATAGTAAAATAGAATCGGATTCTGATGGTAGCACTGTTACACTTCTCGATCTAGTCGGTAATCGAGATGTTGGATATGAGATAGCTGATCAACGTCTATTATTAGAGAAAGCCTTTCACGTATTGACTGAGCGTGAGCGTTTGATTATTAAATATACTTTCTTTGATAATATGAACCAGAAGGAAGCGGGAGAATGTTTAGGTATTTCGCAAATGCATGTATCTCGCCTTCAGCGCCGTGCTTTAAAGAAACTGCGTGAAGCAATTCGGTTAGAACATCAGGAGTGTATTGATCCATGATTGTAAAGGACTATCAAAATGTGAGAGTAGCATCTTTTCAACAGTCGAAAAAGGGGGAAAAAGAATGTGGTGATAGTTATTACATTGTGGAGACTGACAAATACTTTGTGTGTGCCATTGCTGATGGATTAGGTAGTGGATTAGGAGCGAAGGAGTCATCGGTAGCGGTTGTCAATGTAATAGCGAAATCACACCATGAATCTATAGATAAAATAATGGAGCAGTGTAATGTGTCGTTACGTGGATTGCGAGGAGCGGTAATTGGTATTTTGAAAATCGATTATGAACATAAGAAGATTATTTATAGTAATGTAGGAAATATCCGAGTCATCCTCTATTCACCTTCAGGCGAAATTATCTATCCTCTACCACAATATGGGTATTTATCTGGTCGACCCCAGTCGTATAAAATTCAAGAAACATCTTTAGAAAACAATACAGCATTTATTATTTACTCAGATGGGCTTCAGCTATTATCAGTAAAAAAGTTCATTTTCAAGATGGTATCACTAGAAGCCATTTCTAATGAGTTACAGAAATATGTAAATCACGGCAATGATGATGTTACATACGTTGTTGGTAAGATTAGATTTAGTTGATATGCAAGAGTTTTTCTTGATTAGGGAAACTCTTTTTTTATTTCCTTAACATCAGAATTTAGTACTTATCTGGAAATATTATAATGAGTTAGAATAGAAAATTTGAGAATTTAGAGATGTTATATCAGTACATGATGAGTGTGATGTTGATTCGATTAATCGCTACTAAGAAAAGAAAACAGTTGGGAGTTATACTTCATTAAGGTTAACTTAATGATTAGATTTGGTAAAATAACATTATTCTTCTTAATTCTTGGAGGAGAAGTTGAGTTTTAAGAGGAATAATTGGTTAGGATGCATAATGTATGTGAGTGAAAGGATGGCGAAGAACAATTCGAAGTACAGCTGATATGATTCAATTGATTGCAAATGAAATGAATATAAAGGTAAAGCAAGTGAATGAAGTTATATCACTATTAGAGGATTCTAATACTGTGCCGTTTATCGCTCGTTATCGTAAAGAGCAAACGGGTGCTTTAGATGAAGTTGCAATAAGAGATATTCAAGAAAAGTGGCAATATATTCAGAACCTTGAAAAACGAAAAGAAGAAGTTATTCGTCTAATAGCAGAACAAGAGAAATTAACGGATGATTTAGAACAGCAAATTCAAAAAGTAACAAAATTACAGCAGGTTGAAGACTTATATAGACCGTACAAACAAAAGCGTCGCACAAAAGCAACGGTTGCAAAGGAAAAGGGGTTGGAGCCATTAGCAAAGTGGTTATTTGAGCAACCACTAGATGGTGATGTTAAATTAGAAGCTCAACAGTATCTATCAGAAGAGCATGAAATTAATACGGTAGATGAGGCGTTAATAGGAGCACAAGATATTATTGCTGAATGGGTTGCTGATGATGCTACAATTCGTCAAACGTTACGAGAAAAAACCTTTAAGCAAAGTACATTAACGACGAAAGTGAAAGATGAAGATAAAGACGATAAAAAAATATACGAAATGTACTATGACTATTCAGAGCCAGTGGCGAAAATTGTCCCCCACCGCGTCTTAGCTGTAAATCGTGGTGAGAAAGAAGGTGTTTTAAAAGTAAACATTGCATCTAATGAAGAAGTGTTCGTTGCA
Encoded here:
- the rsbW gene encoding anti-sigma B factor RsbW, translated to MKKPVDIVEMRVPAKPEYVGIIRLTSSGVSSRMGFSYEDIEDIKIAVSEASTNAIQHGYKGEEGEVTIGFGVYEDRLEIIVADNGESFNSDEVRKKTGPYHSGEKTEDLREGGLGLFLIDTLMDRLEINHDSGVIVIMTKYLGRDEVERRGDTISTSQTK
- the sigB gene encoding RNA polymerase sigma factor SigB; the protein is MATQSQPRKPNKQQVYKWIEDFQNERNKEESQAKIVEQYSELVEVLARKYSHRKNIHDDLVQVGMLGLLAAIRRYDSQFGKTFESFAVPTIIGEIKRYIRDKTWSVHVPRRIKELSPKLKKAVEELTTKLQRSPNVQEIALYIGVSEEEILETMEMGKSYQALSVDSKIESDSDGSTVTLLDLVGNRDVGYEIADQRLLLEKAFHVLTERERLIIKYTFFDNMNQKEAGECLGISQMHVSRLQRRALKKLREAIRLEHQECIDP
- a CDS encoding PP2C family serine/threonine-protein phosphatase — its product is MIVKDYQNVRVASFQQSKKGEKECGDSYYIVETDKYFVCAIADGLGSGLGAKESSVAVVNVIAKSHHESIDKIMEQCNVSLRGLRGAVIGILKIDYEHKKIIYSNVGNIRVILYSPSGEIIYPLPQYGYLSGRPQSYKIQETSLENNTAFIIYSDGLQLLSVKKFIFKMVSLEAISNELQKYVNHGNDDVTYVVGKIRFS